CCCGCCGACCAATCAGTCCACGACTTCGACGCAGGCTAACGTACCGACGACGGAATGCCGCGTTCTGTTTCAGCCGCCGACGGACGAGCTTCGTTTTTTACCTGAAGGCCCTTATTCGCTGCCGAATGGCAACATCAGCTGGGTGGGAATTCAACACGGCAGCAATTCTACGGTCGGTTCGCTGAACATTCTTGATCCGGCCTCCGGCACGAACCAGTCCTTCAACCTGCCGGGCCGACCGGGGTTCGCATTCCCCACGACGAAGCAGAACGTATTCGTGTGCGGCGTTGAGCGGTCGCTGGGGCTGTATGATGTCAGCGATGGTTCGTGGACGGAAATCCTGAGCGGCATCGACAGTGACGTCGACAACACGATCATCAACGACGGTGTCGTGTTCGACGACAACCTCATCTTCGGCTGCAAAGAACTGGAATTCAAAACGAAGAAGGCAGGCCTGTATTTGTGGCGCGGCCGCGACAAAAAACTGTTCCAGCTTAGAAACGATCAGATCTGTTCAAATGGCAAAGCGGTCATCAGGAACCCCGACCAAACATTGACGCTGGTCGACATTGATTCGCCGTCAAAGACAATCACCAAGTGCTGGCTGGAAGTCGCCGTCGGCACCGTGGGCAAGCCGGAAGTCATTGTCGATTTGTCGTCTGAAGACGTGTTCCCGGACGGCATGATCGTGACGCCGGACGGAAAAAGTCTGATCGTGGCGTTGTACGATCCAGGCGATCCAGCCTACGGAATGGCGCGTCAATACGGCATCGAATCGGGCGAACTGGAAGCTGTCTGGACGTGTCCGGGTTCGCCGCGAGTCACGTGCCCACAGCTTGTGAAGGTCGATGGTCGAGTGCATTTGCTGCTGACAACGGCCGTCGAACACATGGACGCCGAACAGCAGTCGCGGCATCCGAACGCGGGCTCGCTTTTCCTTGGCGAAGCATTGCTGGGGGCGTTGGGCGAACAGCCGTTGTTTCCCGTGGGGTAACGGTCAGCCACGTTTGCTGCCGTTTGTGAACGCCCTAAATCCGGCCCTGTTGCTAGGCTTTTCTTAAGCTCAGGCCGTCACTCGCCTGGCTTTCTGCAAAATGTGAAGCAGACTTAAAACGTGTCAGAACGGGGATTCGGAGCGGCTCTGAACGTCAGCGCCGTTCCGTTTCCGCCCCGACAAATGCAATGAGATCGCGTGGTTTTCACCGTGCCTGCTCTTTCGCTGGGGCGAGGTAGGCAAAACGTCCGTCGCCCCTCCCAGCCGAAGGCAAGGGAGGGGTCGAACGAGCGGAGCGATGTTCGGGGGAGGGCCGTCTGCGCAAGCGGGGCTGTGCGCTGAAATGCTCGCCCCCTCCCGGACGTTGCTTCGCTCCGTCCGACCTCCCCCGACGCTGCGCTGGGAGAGGTGAATGCACACGGCCAACGCTCGAACTTGAGGCAGCGTTATCTCCAATGCTTGGCGCTCCGCCTGCCGATGCCGCAGCCGCTTCAATCATTCATCGATGGCTTACGGCGTTGCTGCTTCTTTTGCGACGTCTGTTTTTTGCTGGTCAAACGCCGCTGTTTCGCGCCGCGCGATGGTTTTGTGGGGCGTCGCTGAGTCGGTGGCGTGATGATGTCCAGAATCATCTGACGCAGGCGGTCCATGCAGTCAGCTGTATTGCGGCCCTGATCGCGGTACTTCTGGCTTCGCAGAATCAGCACGCCGTCTTTGGTGAATCGGTGCTGATACTTGTTTATGAATCGCTGTCGGACGCCGTGGGGGAGAGCGTCTGATTCACCGGGATTCCAGCGCAGCATCGCCTTCGAATTGACTTTGTTGACGTTCTGACCGCCGGGTCCGCCGCTGCGAGCGAATGAGAAATCAAATTCTGATTCGTCGATTTGAATGTTACTGGTGATTTCTAACATGGATCCGCTTCCTGGCGTGGACATCAAAACTGTATTGTGAGCGGCAAGTCGTTCGCTCAATGGTACTCACTTTGTCACGTAGGTCAGTCTCTCCGAGACTGACACAGCGACAATGGCGCGGCTTTTTCGAGTCTCGGAGAGACTCGACTACGTGAAAATCGCAAATCGCAAATCGAGTGGCATTGACCGTTCGCCGCAGGTTTTGCAGGGTTCCCCACGGCGGCTGGTGGCTCATCGACGGGCGGGACGGCGAGAGAGGTTGAAGGTTGACTTTATGATCATCGGACTTGGTACGGATATTGTTGAGATTGATCGTATTCGCGACATGATCGACCGTCACGGCGACAATTTTTTGCAGCGCTGTTTTACAACGCCTGAGATTGCCTACGCGGACAAGCACCGCGACGCAGCGGTTCGCTTTGCCGGTCGCTGGGCAGCCAAAGAAGCGGTCGTCAAAGTTTTAGGAACCGGCTTTGTGAAGGGAATCACGTTCCACGATATCCAGGTCCTGCCGCTGGATTCCGGCCAGCCACGAATCGAACTCTCCGGCGGCGCTGCACAGATCGCAGCCAGCATGAGCATCGGTTCTGTGCTGATCACGATTTCTCATGCCAAATTATACGCCACCGCGACGGCCGTAGGGGTCGGTCGGGAGATAAATTTTGGCGACAATTCAGCCGCTGCCGACGGTTAAACGAAGTCATCCGATCGCGTACCATCCGGACGGATTTGGCGGAACCTGCCATGAACACATCTTACGACTGGGGCGGTTCGAGCGGACACCCGCTTTCGAGAAACCTTGCAAATTTGAACAGCGATCGGCCCAAAATTGGCCACAACAAGATTTCGCCCCTTTTTTTTCGACGCCAGATCGTCAATAGTTCCGCGTCTCACCATGTGCAAAATCCCACCTTCAACACCGAAAGCTGCGTTCATGCGTTTGTTACTCACCGCCTTTTCAGTCTTGCTGATCGCTCTGCCACTTCAGGCTCAGGATAAGCCAGAAGCCGCGTCCGAACTGAAAACGAATAAAGACAAAGTCAGCTACGCCATCGGGCTGAACATCGGTCGCCAGTTCAAAAGCCAGGGCATGGACCTTGATCCAGCCATTGTTGCTCAAGGCATCGCCGCGATTCTTAACGATGTGGAGCCGGCTTTGACTCAGCAGGAAATGCAGGCTGCGTTTCAGGTCATGCAGCAGGAACAGGAAAAGCTCCAGCGTGAAGCGGCCACCAACAACCAGGCCGCCGCTAAGAAGTTTCTTGCTGAGAATGCTGAGAAAAAAGGCGTGAAGCAGACGAAGTCTGGGCTGCAATACATGGTTCTAAAAGAAGGCACCGGCAAGACTCCAACGGCAGAAAGTGAAGTCAGCACACACTACCGAGGCAAGCTGATCAGCGGCAAAGTGTTTGACGAATCCTACGAAGGCAAGGAACCAACGGCTGAAGATGAGCCCACCTCGTTCCCGGTTAACCGAGTGATCCCTGGTTGGACAGAAGCTCTGCAGTTGATGAAAGTCGGTGCCAAGTACCGTCTGTTCGTCCCCCCTGCTCTGGCCTATGGCGAAAACGGACCACCCAGCATTGGTCCGAACAGCCTGCTGATTTTCGATATCGAACTGGTCGACGTGAAGTAACCGTTTTTAACCATGACCAAAACTACCACGTCCCGCCTCGACAAATTGAAGGCTGCGTTGCCTGAGTCACCTTCGCCTCAGGACTTAATCGCGTCGCTGCAACAAACGCTGACGGACCAAAAGGATTTCCATCGATTGTTCGATGCGAAGTTGCTTGAGGTCCGTCAACGGATGGGGCTGCCGCTGGCTCAGCCCACGTCGTTGGAAAATGTGCCTGCCGAACAGGAACAGGATTTCCGCGATGCATACGTCGTTGCAGCGCGGGAAGTGGGTAAGTTGTTTCTGGAAGATGGTCAGCTCGGCGACGCGTGGGCCTACTTTCGCACCATCGGCGAACCAGAACCAGTCAAAGCCGCGATCGATAAGATCTCCGTTCCTCGTGAACCGGATGAAGAATTCGATCAGGTGATGAACGTCGCGTTGTACGAAGGAGCCCACATCGCTCGCGGCCTGGAATTCCTGCTGAAGACGCACGGCACGTGCAACACCGTCACCGCGTACAGTCAGTTGCAACAACAAATGACGCCGGACGAACGTCGGGCAGCGGCCGCCATGATGGTGCGGAATATCTACGACGACCTGCAGGCCACAATCCGTCGCGATGTAGAATCACGGATGCCCGTGCTGACACCGAATGCGTCAATTGCCGAACTGATCAGCGGTCGGGAATGGCTGTTTGCAGAAGGCAATTATCACATCGACGTGTCTCACCTGCATTCGACCGTGGGATTTGCTCGAGCTTTAAAACAGGGAGACCCGGAACTGCTGCTGGCGGTCGAATTGTGCGACTACGGTTCGAAGCTGGCGACACAGTTACAGTATCCGGCCGACGTCCCGTTCGACGATTACTACAAAGCGAATCGCTTTTTCCTGACAGCAATCGCCGGCGAAGATACTGACGCGGGCATCGACTACTTCCTGCAACGGCTGAAAGACGCACCGGACGAACAGGATCAGCAGTTGATCGCTTTCGTGCTGCTGGACCTGGCTCAGCGAGTTGGCCAGACAGAACGCGTGCTGGCTCAGACGGCAGCGTTTGTCAGCAAGATGGAAGATCCCAACGGGTTTTCGTTTACCAAACTTTGCCTGGAACTTGGCATGGCCGACAAGCTGGAAGAAGCGGCAGCGGCCAACGACGATTTGCTGGGCTATACCATTGCAAAACTGTCTCAAGCCAAAGCATGACAGACTGGGTTCAGAAACAGGTGACTTTGCAGGCCGTGTCGCGCGGCTGCCATCTGGTGACGTCCGAAATTCTTCAGCAGGTGCCGGAAGTTGCCGAATTCAAAGTCGGCCTGCTCAACGTATTTATTCAGCACACGTCGGCGTCTCTTACGCTAAACGAAAATGCCGACCCCGATGTGTTGGTCGACATGAACATGGCGTTTAACAAACTCGCGCCCGAATCGTGGCCGTACGTGCATACGTGCGAAGGGCCGGATGACATGCCGGCTCATATCAAAACCGCGTTGACGGATTCCTCGATCACCATTCCAATCGGCAACGGACGCTTGCTGACCGGCACATGGCAAGGCATCTATCTGTGCGAACACCGCGACCGTGGTGGACGCCGTCGACTGGTGGTGACCATTCAGGGAACTCGATAAACCGTCATGGCGAAGCTGTACTTCTACTATTCGGCCATGAACGCCGGCAAGTCGACAACGTTGCTGCAGGCGGCTTATAACTACAAAGAACGAGGCCTGCGGCCACTGCTGCTGACCCCGGCACTCGATACGCGAGCGGGCGTGGGGACGATCGGTTCACGAATCGGCCTGCAGTCAGAAGCGATTGCCTTTTCGCAAACCGATTCGTTGTACGACATCTGCGACGAACAGCACCAGCAAAACCCGGTCGCCTGCGTGTTTGTGGATGAAGCTCAGTTTTTGACAAAGAAGCAAGTCCACGATCTGGGCGAAATTGCGGATCGTCTGAGTATCCCTGTGCTGTCCTACGGCCTTCGGACTGATTTTCAGGGGAACCTGTTCGAAGGCAGTCAGTACCTGCTGGCGTGGGCCGACGCGATTACCGAAATCAAAACGATTTGCCACTGCGGCCGCAAAGCGTCGATGGTGCTGCGGATCGATTCCAGCGGCAAGCCCATTCGTGGCGGTGAACAGATCAAAGTCGGCGGAAACGAAAGCTACGTTTCGGTGTGCCGACAGCATTTTAAGGAAGGTCTTAGCGAAAAAGACCAGCCGACACTGCCGTTTGAAGGGTAGTTGGCCGCCGACGACCAGTCCAAAACGACTTCGCCGCTGTTTGTATATTTGATAACGGCTGATTCTGTCGTACAATAGGCTGGCGTTGTGAGGGCATGTCGGAAATGAGTTGGGATTCAATCATCTGGGATTTTGAAGCAGGCGGAAACGTCGACAAAGTTCACGAGCACGGCCTGACCCAGGATGACGTCGAGAATGCATTGATTGATCCGGTTAGTCACGGCATCAGTCGAAGCAGCGGTCGAGATATAATCTGGGGATTTGCATTGGACGGCCGTTTGATCGCTGTTCCTTATGATGAAATCGATGAGTTTACGGTGAAGCCAGTGACGGCGTGGTATGACGAGGATTGAGACATGAAGAAGCTTAAACGATTGGATGCCAAAGACCTTCCCCCGGTTTCAGCAACTCAGCGACAAGCAGACCAGAAGTTACATTGCGACGGACCGACGGACACGGATTTGATACGCCAGGGGCGACGGATCAAGTCGAAACTTGCATCACGCCAACATT
This DNA window, taken from Fuerstiella marisgermanici, encodes the following:
- the rnc gene encoding ribonuclease III — its product is MDENQREDIFRRCEEAIGYQFKDRDVLRRGLTHSSCATSRLDCNERMEFLGDAVLGLVVCEFLYLKYPDRREGQLTQQKSHLVSRTVCTQVGNRLGLKDLILVGKGLQTIPDSLIAAGVESLVAAIYLDGGFAAAVDFIMRVFEEELQNTDEADQENYKSILQEETQRDGSDPPSYVVIEHRGPDHAREFCVAVEIAETQFESAWGRSKKEAEQKAAMHALEGISLDGGSTTTTASKPDSQGNTDVPESNSDSSNPPTNQSTTSTQANVPTTECRVLFQPPTDELRFLPEGPYSLPNGNISWVGIQHGSNSTVGSLNILDPASGTNQSFNLPGRPGFAFPTTKQNVFVCGVERSLGLYDVSDGSWTEILSGIDSDVDNTIINDGVVFDDNLIFGCKELEFKTKKAGLYLWRGRDKKLFQLRNDQICSNGKAVIRNPDQTLTLVDIDSPSKTITKCWLEVAVGTVGKPEVIVDLSSEDVFPDGMIVTPDGKSLIVALYDPGDPAYGMARQYGIESGELEAVWTCPGSPRVTCPQLVKVDGRVHLLLTTAVEHMDAEQQSRHPNAGSLFLGEALLGALGEQPLFPVG
- the arfB gene encoding alternative ribosome rescue aminoacyl-tRNA hydrolase ArfB, producing the protein MLEITSNIQIDESEFDFSFARSGGPGGQNVNKVNSKAMLRWNPGESDALPHGVRQRFINKYQHRFTKDGVLILRSQKYRDQGRNTADCMDRLRQMILDIITPPTQRRPTKPSRGAKQRRLTSKKQTSQKKQQRRKPSMND
- the acpS gene encoding holo-ACP synthase; its protein translation is MKIANRKSSGIDRSPQVLQGSPRRLVAHRRAGRRERLKVDFMIIGLGTDIVEIDRIRDMIDRHGDNFLQRCFTTPEIAYADKHRDAAVRFAGRWAAKEAVVKVLGTGFVKGITFHDIQVLPLDSGQPRIELSGGAAQIAASMSIGSVLITISHAKLYATATAVGVGREINFGDNSAAADG
- a CDS encoding FKBP-type peptidyl-prolyl cis-trans isomerase, which gives rise to MRLLLTAFSVLLIALPLQAQDKPEAASELKTNKDKVSYAIGLNIGRQFKSQGMDLDPAIVAQGIAAILNDVEPALTQQEMQAAFQVMQQEQEKLQREAATNNQAAAKKFLAENAEKKGVKQTKSGLQYMVLKEGTGKTPTAESEVSTHYRGKLISGKVFDESYEGKEPTAEDEPTSFPVNRVIPGWTEALQLMKVGAKYRLFVPPALAYGENGPPSIGPNSLLIFDIELVDVK
- a CDS encoding secondary thiamine-phosphate synthase enzyme YjbQ; this encodes MTDWVQKQVTLQAVSRGCHLVTSEILQQVPEVAEFKVGLLNVFIQHTSASLTLNENADPDVLVDMNMAFNKLAPESWPYVHTCEGPDDMPAHIKTALTDSSITIPIGNGRLLTGTWQGIYLCEHRDRGGRRRLVVTIQGTR
- a CDS encoding thymidine kinase, which produces MAKLYFYYSAMNAGKSTTLLQAAYNYKERGLRPLLLTPALDTRAGVGTIGSRIGLQSEAIAFSQTDSLYDICDEQHQQNPVACVFVDEAQFLTKKQVHDLGEIADRLSIPVLSYGLRTDFQGNLFEGSQYLLAWADAITEIKTICHCGRKASMVLRIDSSGKPIRGGEQIKVGGNESYVSVCRQHFKEGLSEKDQPTLPFEG